Proteins from a genomic interval of Oncorhynchus nerka isolate Pitt River linkage group LG13, Oner_Uvic_2.0, whole genome shotgun sequence:
- the ppil3 gene encoding peptidyl-prolyl cis-trans isomerase-like 3 isoform X1: MAVTLHTDLGDLKIELFCERAPKSCENFLALCAGGFYNGCIFHRNIKGFMVQTGDPTGTGKGGTSIWGRKFEDELSEHLKHNVRGVVSMANNGPNTNASQFFFTYAKQPHLDMKYTVFGNRIIDGLETLDELEKLPVNEKSFRPLTETRIKDVTLHANPFAG, from the exons ATG GCAGTGACGCTGCACACAGACCTTGGGGATTTAAAAATCGAGCTGTTCTGTGAACGTGCCCCGAAATCATGCGAG AATTTCTTAGCCCTGTGTGCAGGTGGGTTCTACAATGGCTGCATATTCCACAGGAACATCAAAGGGTTCATGGTTCAGACCGGCGACCCCACAG GCACTGGAAAAGGAGGGACGAGTATTTGGGGACGGAAATTTGAAGATGAGCTGAGTGAACACCTAAAA CATAATGTGCGTGGCGTGGTTTCTATGGCGAACAACGGCCCCAACACTAATGCCTCCCAGTTCTTCTTCACCTATGCCAAGCAGCCCCATCTGGACATGAAGTACACCGTGTTTGGAAA CAGAATAATAGATGGCTTGGAAACACTGGATGAACTGGAGAAGCTCCCTGTCAATGAAAAGTCATTTCGGCCGCTGACTGAGACTCGTATAAAGGACGTGACTCTTCATGCCAACCCATTTGCAGGATAG
- the LOC115140330 gene encoding volume-regulated anion channel subunit LRRC8A-like isoform X1 — MIPITELRYFVDCQPAYRILKPWWDVFTDYISIVMLMIAVFGGTLQVTQDKMICLPCKWVVNQTCRRYFNATLSAPLLLEPKGIQYNLDRHQYNYVDAVCYENRLHWFAKYFPYLVLLHTLIFLACSNFWFKFPRTSSKLEHFVSILLKCFDSPWTTRALSETVVEERDPKPHKMNGSMDKKASCVSEDVEASVPMLQKTKSRLEQGIVDRTETGVLDKKEGEQAKALFEKVKKFRIHVEEGDIVYRLYIRQTIIKVIKFIFIICYTGYYVHNIQFSVDCSVDIESLTGYSMYRCAHPLATLFKILACVYISLVGVYGLICMYTLCWMLRRSLKKYSFESIREESSYSDIPDVKNDFAFMLHMIDQYDPLYSKRFAVFLSEVSENKLRQLNLNNEWTLDKLRQRITNNSQEKLELHLFMLSGIPDTVFDLMELEVLKLELIPDITIPPIIAQLVNLKEMWLYHTPAKIEAPALAFLRENLKSLHIKFTDIKEIPLWIYSLKNLSELHLTGNLSAENNRYIVIDGLRELKRLKVLRLKSNLTKLPQVVTDVGVHLQKLSVNNEGTKLMVLNSLKKMVNLTELELIRCDLERIPHSIFSLHNLQEIDLKDNNLKTIEEIISFQHLHRLVCLKLWYNQIAYIPIQIGTLNNMERLYLNRNKIDKIPSQLFYCRKLRFLDLSHNNLTYIPADVGYLQNLQYLVVTANRIEALPNELFQCKKLRTLNLGNNCLTSLPSRFGELTALTQLELRGNRLDCLPVELGECRQLKKTGLVVEEDLFNTLPTEVKEQLWKVDKETA, encoded by the exons ATGATCCCCATCACTGAGCTGCGTTACTTTGTAGACTGCCAGCCGGCCTACCGCATCCTGAAGCCATGGTGGGACGTCTTCACCGACTACATCTCCATCGTCATGCTCATGATCGCCGTGTTCGGGGGCACTCTGCAG GTCACCCAGGACAAGATGATCTGCCTGCCCTGCAAGTGGGTGGTCAACCAGACCTGCAGGAGGTATTTCAACGCTACTCTGTCGGCCCCACTCTTGTTGGAGCCCAAAGGGATCCAATACAACCTGGATCGCCACCAGTACAACTACGTAGACGCTGTGTGCTACGAGAACCGCCTGCACTGGTTCGCCAAGTACTTCCCCTACCTGGTGCTACTGCACACCCTCATCTTCCTGGCCTGCAGTAACTTCTGGTTCAAGTTCCCCCGGACTAGCTCCAAACTGGAGCACTTTGTGTCCATCTTACTCAAGTGTTTTGACTCTCCCTGGACCACCAGGGCTCTGTCTGAGACGGTGGTGGAGGAGCGCGACCCCAAGCCCCACAAGATGAACGGCTCCATGGATAAGAAGGCGTCGTGTGTCAGCGAGGACGTGGAGGCCAGCGTCCCCATGCTCCAAAAGACAAAGTCTCGCCTGGAGCAGGGGATCGTGGACCGCACTGAGACGGGCGTCCTGGATAAGAAAGAGGGCGAACAGGCAAAAGCTCTGTTTGAAAAGGTGAAAAAGTTCCGCATACACGTGGAAGAGGGAGACATTGTGTACAGGCTCTACATCCGACAGACTATTATCAAAGTCATTAAGTTCATTTTTATTATCTGCTATACGGGGTATTATGTGCACAATATTCAGTTCAGTGTGGACTGTAGTGTGGATATAGAGAGCCTCACAGGGTACAGCATGTATCGTTGTGCCCATCCTCTGGCCACTCTGTTCAAGATCCTAGCCTGCGTCTACATCAGCTTAGTGGGGGTTTACGGCTTAATTTGCATGTATACTCTCTGTTGGATGCTGCGGCGCTCGCTGAAGAAATACTCCTTCGAGTCGATACGAGAGGAGAGCAGTTACAGCGACATACCGGACGTGAAGAACGACTTTGCTTTCATGCTACACATGATTGACCAGTACGACCCTCTGTACTCCAAACGCTTTGCTGTCTTCCTGTCCGAGGTGAGCGAGAACAAGCTGCGGCAGCTCAACCTGAACAACGAGTGGACTCTGGACAAACTGAGGCAGAGAATCACCAATAACTCACAGGAGAAGTTGGAGCTGCACCTCTTCATGCTGAGTGGCATCCCAGACACAGTGTTTGACCTGATGGAGCTGGAG GTGCTGAAGCTGGAGCTCATTCCAGACATTACCATCCCTCCTATCATCGCCCAGCTGGTCAACCTGAAGGAGATGTGGCTGTACCATACCCCGGCTAAGATCGAGGCTCCCGCCTTGGCCTTCCTCAGGGAGAACCTCAAGTCCCTCCACATCAAGTTCACCGACATCAAGGAGATCCCTCTGTGGATCTACAGCCTGAAGAACCTGAGCGAGCTGCACCTGACGGGGAACCTGAGTGCAGAGAACAACCGATACATTGTTATTGATGGGCTACGGGAGCTGAAGAGGCTCAAGGTGCTCCGGCTGAAGAGTAACTTGACCAAGCTACCTCAG GTGGTGACGGACGTGGGGGTGCACCTCCAGAAGCTGTCAGTCAACAACGAGGGCACCAAGCTGATGGTCCTCAACAGCCTGAAGAAAATGGTGAACCTGACTGAACTGGAGCTGATCCGCTGTGACTTAGAACGCATCCCACACTCCATCTTCAGCCTACACAACTTGCAGGAGATTGACCTCAAG GACAACAACCTGAAGACCATCGAGGAGATCATCAGCTTCCAGCACCTGCACCGGCTAGTCTGCCTTAAGCTCTGGTACAACCAGATCGCCTACATTCCCATCCAGATCGGCACTCTCAACAACATGGAAAGGCTCTATCTGAACAGGAACAAGATCGATAAGATCCCCAGCCAGCTGTTCTACTGTCGGAAGCTGCGCTTCCTGGACCTGAGCCACAACAACCTCACCTACATCCCAGCAGACGTGGGGTACCTGCAGAACCTCCAGTACCTGGTAGTCACTGCTAACAGA ATTGAGGCCCTGCCCAACGAGCTGTTCCAGTGTAAGAAGCTCCGTACTCTGAACCTGGGTAACAACTGCCTGACGTCTCTGCCGTCACGCTTCGGGGAGCTGACGGCCCTGACCCAGCTGGAGCTGAGGGGGAATAGACTGGACTGTCTGCCCGTGGAGCTGGGGGAATGCAGGCAGTTGAAGAAGACGggcctggtggtggaggaggacctCTTCAACACCCTGCCCACCGAGGTGAAGGAGCAGCTGTGGAAGGtggacaaggagactgcctgA
- the ppil3 gene encoding peptidyl-prolyl cis-trans isomerase-like 3 isoform X2 — protein MAVTLHTDLGDLKIELFCERAPKSCENFLALCAGGFYNGCIFHRNIKGFMVQTGDPTGTGKGGTSIWGRKFEDELSEHLKHNVRGVVSMANNGPNTNASQFFFTYAKQPHLDMKYTVFGKIIDGLETLDELEKLPVNEKSFRPLTETRIKDVTLHANPFAG, from the exons ATG GCAGTGACGCTGCACACAGACCTTGGGGATTTAAAAATCGAGCTGTTCTGTGAACGTGCCCCGAAATCATGCGAG AATTTCTTAGCCCTGTGTGCAGGTGGGTTCTACAATGGCTGCATATTCCACAGGAACATCAAAGGGTTCATGGTTCAGACCGGCGACCCCACAG GCACTGGAAAAGGAGGGACGAGTATTTGGGGACGGAAATTTGAAGATGAGCTGAGTGAACACCTAAAA CATAATGTGCGTGGCGTGGTTTCTATGGCGAACAACGGCCCCAACACTAATGCCTCCCAGTTCTTCTTCACCTATGCCAAGCAGCCCCATCTGGACATGAAGTACACCGTGTTTGGAAA AATAATAGATGGCTTGGAAACACTGGATGAACTGGAGAAGCTCCCTGTCAATGAAAAGTCATTTCGGCCGCTGACTGAGACTCGTATAAAGGACGTGACTCTTCATGCCAACCCATTTGCAGGATAG
- the LOC115140330 gene encoding volume-regulated anion channel subunit LRRC8A-like isoform X2, which yields MIPITELRYFVDCQPAYRILKPWWDVFTDYISIVMLMIAVFGGTLQVTQDKMICLPCKWVVNQTCRRYFNATLSAPLLLEPKGIQYNLDRHQYNYVDAVCYENRLHWFAKYFPYLVLLHTLIFLACSNFWFKFPRTSSKLEHFVSILLKCFDSPWTTRALSETVVEERDPKPHKMNGSMDKKASCVSEDVEASVPMLQKTKSRLEQGIVDRTETGVLDKKEGEQAKALFEKVLKLELIPDITIPPIIAQLVNLKEMWLYHTPAKIEAPALAFLRENLKSLHIKFTDIKEIPLWIYSLKNLSELHLTGNLSAENNRYIVIDGLRELKRLKVLRLKSNLTKLPQVVTDVGVHLQKLSVNNEGTKLMVLNSLKKMVNLTELELIRCDLERIPHSIFSLHNLQEIDLKDNNLKTIEEIISFQHLHRLVCLKLWYNQIAYIPIQIGTLNNMERLYLNRNKIDKIPSQLFYCRKLRFLDLSHNNLTYIPADVGYLQNLQYLVVTANRIEALPNELFQCKKLRTLNLGNNCLTSLPSRFGELTALTQLELRGNRLDCLPVELGECRQLKKTGLVVEEDLFNTLPTEVKEQLWKVDKETA from the exons ATGATCCCCATCACTGAGCTGCGTTACTTTGTAGACTGCCAGCCGGCCTACCGCATCCTGAAGCCATGGTGGGACGTCTTCACCGACTACATCTCCATCGTCATGCTCATGATCGCCGTGTTCGGGGGCACTCTGCAG GTCACCCAGGACAAGATGATCTGCCTGCCCTGCAAGTGGGTGGTCAACCAGACCTGCAGGAGGTATTTCAACGCTACTCTGTCGGCCCCACTCTTGTTGGAGCCCAAAGGGATCCAATACAACCTGGATCGCCACCAGTACAACTACGTAGACGCTGTGTGCTACGAGAACCGCCTGCACTGGTTCGCCAAGTACTTCCCCTACCTGGTGCTACTGCACACCCTCATCTTCCTGGCCTGCAGTAACTTCTGGTTCAAGTTCCCCCGGACTAGCTCCAAACTGGAGCACTTTGTGTCCATCTTACTCAAGTGTTTTGACTCTCCCTGGACCACCAGGGCTCTGTCTGAGACGGTGGTGGAGGAGCGCGACCCCAAGCCCCACAAGATGAACGGCTCCATGGATAAGAAGGCGTCGTGTGTCAGCGAGGACGTGGAGGCCAGCGTCCCCATGCTCCAAAAGACAAAGTCTCGCCTGGAGCAGGGGATCGTGGACCGCACTGAGACGGGCGTCCTGGATAAGAAAGAGGGCGAACAGGCAAAAGCTCTGTTTGAAAAG GTGCTGAAGCTGGAGCTCATTCCAGACATTACCATCCCTCCTATCATCGCCCAGCTGGTCAACCTGAAGGAGATGTGGCTGTACCATACCCCGGCTAAGATCGAGGCTCCCGCCTTGGCCTTCCTCAGGGAGAACCTCAAGTCCCTCCACATCAAGTTCACCGACATCAAGGAGATCCCTCTGTGGATCTACAGCCTGAAGAACCTGAGCGAGCTGCACCTGACGGGGAACCTGAGTGCAGAGAACAACCGATACATTGTTATTGATGGGCTACGGGAGCTGAAGAGGCTCAAGGTGCTCCGGCTGAAGAGTAACTTGACCAAGCTACCTCAG GTGGTGACGGACGTGGGGGTGCACCTCCAGAAGCTGTCAGTCAACAACGAGGGCACCAAGCTGATGGTCCTCAACAGCCTGAAGAAAATGGTGAACCTGACTGAACTGGAGCTGATCCGCTGTGACTTAGAACGCATCCCACACTCCATCTTCAGCCTACACAACTTGCAGGAGATTGACCTCAAG GACAACAACCTGAAGACCATCGAGGAGATCATCAGCTTCCAGCACCTGCACCGGCTAGTCTGCCTTAAGCTCTGGTACAACCAGATCGCCTACATTCCCATCCAGATCGGCACTCTCAACAACATGGAAAGGCTCTATCTGAACAGGAACAAGATCGATAAGATCCCCAGCCAGCTGTTCTACTGTCGGAAGCTGCGCTTCCTGGACCTGAGCCACAACAACCTCACCTACATCCCAGCAGACGTGGGGTACCTGCAGAACCTCCAGTACCTGGTAGTCACTGCTAACAGA ATTGAGGCCCTGCCCAACGAGCTGTTCCAGTGTAAGAAGCTCCGTACTCTGAACCTGGGTAACAACTGCCTGACGTCTCTGCCGTCACGCTTCGGGGAGCTGACGGCCCTGACCCAGCTGGAGCTGAGGGGGAATAGACTGGACTGTCTGCCCGTGGAGCTGGGGGAATGCAGGCAGTTGAAGAAGACGggcctggtggtggaggaggacctCTTCAACACCCTGCCCACCGAGGTGAAGGAGCAGCTGTGGAAGGtggacaaggagactgcctgA